CACCAAGGTCAACGCCAGCTGTCGTTGCCATTGTTCATCGGCCTCGATCAGTTCGTCGGCTGTTGGCGGCGCAAGAGCATCCGATGTCTTCACCCGCTCCATGCGCGTCAACACCAGATCCCGAAAATGCCCTTTCACCCGATCGAATGCCCGCACATGCCAACGCAGGCCGGAGTCCACGATGGAATGCGGCACGATCACGCGCTCCCCAGGCCCTTTCTTCATGGAGTGGTAGGTCAACGAAAGCGTCTGTCGGTTGCGGATGGCGCGCGTAATGGTGGCCAGCGTGTCCAGTGACGGCTGGTTCAGGCGCTCCGGCGTCGCATGCGAAATCAGCTCGCCAGTGGCCACAGGTTCGCCCGCACCGAAGCCGGAAGTCAGTGCTGCAAGCGTGCGGTTCACATCATGCTGGAACAGCGGGCGAAAGCTCGGCAGGTAGCGGTACACCTTCTGCTCGTACTGAACGTTCTTCGGTGCCAGTTCCTTGTAGAGCGCCATGTCTCTGGTTCCCGCAGCCGTGGCTACTTCGAAGCGCTCCAGCACATGCTTTCGTGCCACCTCGCCGAAGAACCACACGCGGAACTCGATGAAGGCAAGGCGCTGTCGTTGAGCGGCGGACAGGGTCGCGGGGGCTGTGGCGTTGTTCATGTGGAGTTGTGGCTCAAATGCAATAGAGGCGAAGTCTAGCACCAATGAAATCAAATTGATGCCATAATGAAAGCGATTAAAATGATTTCACATGGAGGATTCATGAAGCTGGTTCAAGGGTTGGCATCGGGTGATCTGGACATTGTTGGCGATGTGCATGGCGAATACGACGCGCTGTGCCAATTGCTTCAACACCTGGGATATGACGAGCAAGGCAACCACCCACAAGGGCGGAGTCTGGTGTTCGTCGGTGATCTGTGCGACCGCGGGCCGAACACACCAGCAGTCCTCGCACGGGTGCAGCAACTGGTTCAGGCTGGCCGGGCGCAGGTGGCGCTGGGAAACCACGAAATCAACTTGCTGCGTGACGATGCCAAGGACGGCGCCGGATGGTTCTTCGACGAACGGGAGCAACGCGATCAGCACAAGTACGCACCGTTCGCTCGCGTGGCGGACACGGAGCGCGAGCGGGTTCTGGCGTTCGTCTCCACGCTTCCCATCGCGTTGGAGCGGGATGACATCCGCATCGTCCATGCCTCCTGGCTGCAGGACAAGATCGACCGAGTGCGTGACCTTCCCTTGAGCGCCCTGTGTGATCAATACGATGCGTGGGAGGGCTCTGCCGACGAGATCGCCAGCACTACCGACTTGGGTCAGCGCATGCAAGACGAACTCGTCGACTGGCCCTGGGGTCTGGA
The window above is part of the Diaphorobacter sp. HDW4B genome. Proteins encoded here:
- a CDS encoding YafY family protein is translated as MNNATAPATLSAAQRQRLAFIEFRVWFFGEVARKHVLERFEVATAAGTRDMALYKELAPKNVQYEQKVYRYLPSFRPLFQHDVNRTLAALTSGFGAGEPVATGELISHATPERLNQPSLDTLATITRAIRNRQTLSLTYHSMKKGPGERVIVPHSIVDSGLRWHVRAFDRVKGHFRDLVLTRMERVKTSDALAPPTADELIEADEQWQRQLALTLVPHPAHPHPKVIAKDFGMKNGRLVVHLRAAVAGYVLRQWQVDCSPEASLRGPEFRLRLQDPAQLDGVSSAPLAPGFDAAGKKSTTKR
- a CDS encoding metallophosphoesterase, whose translation is MKLVQGLASGDLDIVGDVHGEYDALCQLLQHLGYDEQGNHPQGRSLVFVGDLCDRGPNTPAVLARVQQLVQAGRAQVALGNHEINLLRDDAKDGAGWFFDEREQRDQHKYAPFARVADTERERVLAFVSTLPIALERDDIRIVHASWLQDKIDRVRDLPLSALCDQYDAWEGSADEIASTTDLGQRMQDELVDWPWGLEDRDRTPPFLHARAEHEANKQMLNPLKVLTSGVERKGRKPFFAGGKWRFADRVAWWDDYEHATPVVVGHYWRRLNPINRADVGKEDIDLFDEIKPLHWHGKRGNVFCVDYSAGGRWAERKASAPLGKDYKLAALRWPERVLTFDDGSTLATEGFEKGGDI